GATTCTCGAGATCGGCGCCGATGCCGCCGAGAATGCCGAAGATCAACTGCAGGAAGACCGGCGGCCGGAACCAGCCGCGATCGAGGCAATGGGCGAGATTGTAGAGGTGGCCGACATCGTAGCATTCGTGCTCGAACTTGGTGCCGTGCCCCTCGCCGAGCAGCTTGTAGATGCGCTCGATGTCGCCAAAGGTGTTGCGGAAGATGAAATCCTTGGTTCCCGCGAGATAGGGCTGCTCCCAGGGATGCTTCCAGTCGCTGTATTTCTCCGCCAGCGGATGCAGCGCGAAGTTCATCGAGCCCATGTTGAGCGAGCACATTTCGGGCGCGGCCTTGAGCGGCGCCGCGAGGCGCTCCTCGACGGTCATGGTCAGGCCGCCGCCGGTGGTGATGTTCACCACGGCATCGGTCGCCTGCTTGATCCGCGGCAGGAACTCCATGAACACCGCCGGGTCCGGCGTCGGGCGGCCGTCTTTCGGATCGCGCGCGTGCAGGTGCAGGATCGCCGCTCCGGCTTCCGCCGCCGCGATCGCCTGGCTCGCGATCTCGTCGGGGGTGATCGGGAGGTGGTCCGACATGGTCGGCGTATGGATGCCGCCGGTGATCGCGCAGGTGATGATGACCTTGCTCATCGAGCTCTCTTTCCTCGCTACGGTCAGGCTGGCAGGATTGCCACGGCGCGCGTCCAGCCGGCCGAGCCGTTGCGGACCTTCACCGGCAGGCAGCTGATGGTGAAGCCTGTCGCCGGCAGCGCTTCGAGATTGTGCAGCTTCTCGATCTGGCAGTAGCCGGCCTCGCGCCCCGCCTTATGGCCTTCCCAGATCAACGAGGCGTCGCCGGTCTCGGCGAAGCGGCGGGCGGTGTGGCTGAACGGCGCATCCCAGCTCCAGCCATCGGTGCCGACCACCTTGATGCCCTGCCGCACCAGATGCAGCGTCGCCTCGCGGCCAAAGCCGCAGCCGGAATCGACATAGTCGGCCTCACCATAGCGGGCGCCCGCCCTTGTGTTGGCGATGACGATCTCCAGCGGGCTGAGTCTGTGGCCGATCCGTGCCAGCTCGGCGTCGATCTCGGCGGGGCTGACGACATGCCCGTCCGGCAGATGGCGGAAGTCGAGCTTCACGCCCGGCTGCAGGAACCAGTCGAGCGGACATTCGTCGATCCGGAGCGCCGGCGCGCCACCATCCTGCGTCGGGTGGTAGTGCCAGGGCGCGTCGACATGGGTGCCGTTATGGGTCGAGATCGTCGCGAGCTCGACCGCCCAGCCCATGCCGTCCGGAAGCTGCTCGGGCTTCAGGCCTGGAAATGCCGCCGCGATGTCCGTCGCCGTCGCTTCATGCGTGCGATAGTCGATCCTGACCTTCTGGAAGGGCGGATCGGCGGGGACGTCGTTCTCGAGCGGAATCGACAGGTCGACGAGGCGGCCAGGCAGCATGCCGGTGTGTCCTCCCTTGACGCGTGTTCTCTGAGGTTCGAATTTGGACGAACGTCCGACCTATAGCAAGCCCGCGGCTTTCTGGTAAGAGCGGGTTCGCTGGGATTTCCGGAGGACCCGATGTCCGCGATGCCGACGCGCGACCGCATTCTCGACGCTGCTGAACGGCTCTTCGCCGAGCGCGGCGGTGCCGACGGCGCATCCATGCGCGATCTTGCGGCTGCGGCGGGTGTGCGGCTCTCGCAGCTCAGCTATCATTTCGGCTCGAAGGAGGCGCTTTACCGCGCCGTCTTCGCCCGCCGGGCGCATGCTTTGGCATTGGCGCGTGCCCAGGCGCTCGGCGAAGCGCTGGCCCGGTCGGCGCTCGACATCGACGAGATCGTCGCCGCCTTCATCGGCCCCTCCGTCCGCCAGCGCTTTACCGAAGGCGTGCAGGGCGCGGCTTTTGCGCTGATGACCGCCCGCGAGGCCGTCGACCCGCGCGAGGCGGCACGCGGTGTCCTCGCCGAGCATTTCGATCCGACGGCGCGGCAGTTCCTCGCCGCGCTCGGCAAGCTCTATCCGCAGGCGCCGGAGGGCGCTCTGGTCGACGCTTATCTCTTCATGGTCGGCGCACTGGTCATGACCATGGCTGCCGGCGACCGCGCGACCCGGCTCGATCAGGCGCGCGATTCCGTTCCGGTGGCCGAGAACGCCGATCTCCTGCTGCAGCGCCTGACCGGCTTCTGCGCCGCCGGCATCGACGGGCTGCTGCGGGGCCGCTGAGCTGGTCTACTAGGTCGCAGACAAGGGAGAGTGGGTCACATCATGCGCCGCGAGATCATCGAAGTTCCCGTCATCTCCGAGGCGATCCGCCGGCTCGGTGCGCCGACCTCGGCTCTGGCGCGCGCCGGCGACCTGCTTTTCACCTGCGGCATGCCGCCGATCGACACAGTGACCGGCGAGATCGTCAGCGGCGATATCGAGGTGCAGACCCGCGCCACGCTCGATGCGCTCGCCGTGACCCTGCGCCATGGCGGCTCCTCGCTCGACGCGGTCGTCAAGGCGACGATCTTCGTCACCGACCCCGCCCTGATGGCTGGCGTCAACGCGGTCTACCGGACCTATTTCACCAATGGCTTTCCGGCCCGGACCAGCGCCGCGATCCGGCCCTGGCCGCTGCCCTTCGACATCGAGATCGAATGCGTCGCGGCGATCGGCTGAGCCTGCGACTCAGCGGTCCGCCCGCGCCACCACCGTGTGCAGCAGCACGTTGAGGCCTGGTTCCAGGTCGTCCGGGGTGCAGAGCTCCTGATTGTTGTGGGTGATGCCGCCCTTGCAGGGCGAAAAGATCATCGTCGTCGGCGCATGGCGGGCGACGAAGTAGGCGTCGTGCCCGGCCTGGCTCAGGATATCGCGTGTGCGGTAGCCGAGCCCGAGCGAGGTCGATCGGACCTGCTCGATCAGCTCGTCGGCGAAGACCTTGCCGCCCCAGTTCCAGACATCGAGGATCTCGGCGGTGCAGTCGGCCCGCGCCGCCGCCTCGTGCACGGCGCGGCGCACCCGCTCGGCCATGACTGCTGCGGTTTCCGGGTCGGCATGGCGGACATCGCAGGTCGCCTGCGCCCAGTCGGAGAGGATGCCCGGCTTGTTCGGCCAGGCCACCAGCCGCGATGCCGTCGCCTTGCCGCCGCTGCCGGCATGTTCCCAGCCGAGATCGTCGACCGCCACCAGCAGGCGCGCCCCGGCGATCAGCGCGTTCCGGCGCCGCTCCATCGGCCAGGGGCCGGTATGGGCCGTTTCGCCCTTGAACTCGACCAGCATGCCGGTGCTGGCAAAGCCGCCGGTGACGACGCCGACCTGCATGCCCTCGCGATCGAGGATCGGCCCCTGCTCGATATGGAACTCGACATAGGCGTCGAGGGGATGCGGCGCCGCCTCCATCGCGCCGCGATAGCCGATGCGGTCGAGCTCCTCGCCGATCGTCCTGCCGTCGTCGTCGTGCCGGCCCAGCGCCCAGTCGAGCGCATAGGCGCCGGTGAAGCAGCCCGAACCGACCATGGGCGGCGAGAAGCGCCCGCCCTCCTCATTGGTCCAGTTGACGACCTCGAGCGGCCGCCTGGTGCGATGGCCGAGCTGGTCGAGCGTGCGGCAGACCTCGAGCCCGCCGAGCACGCCGGCGATGCCGTCGAAGCGCCCGCCATTCACCTGCGTGTCGAGATGGCTGCCGATCACCACCGGCGGCAGGCTGTCGTCCTGCCCGGCCCGGCGCGCGAAGATGTTGCCGATGCCGTCGATGCGCACGCTCAGGCCCGCCTGCCGGCACCACTCGATGAAGACGTCGCGCACCTCTCTGTCGGCATTGCCGAGCGCCAGCCGCGACAGCCCGCCCGGCCGGCCGGTGCCGATCTCGCCGGAGCGTTCGATCGTCGTCCAGAAGCGCCCGATATCGATGCGCGCAGTCGCTGGCAGACCCATGGATTCCCCCGATCTGGCGGCCAATTGGTGCCGCTTCGATCGAAGGACAATCGGGGCCGCAGCCCGCTTCTGGCAAATCGATATTGGTGATGGGTTTCTCCGGTCCGGGTGGAATGAACAGGCACACGCTCCGGTGTGTGATCGGCGCAGAAGGCGCTTGACAGGTATGCATGCCCAGTGGAATGATTATTCTATTGAATATCAAAAACGGTTTTTTTGTTTCGTTTTGAATGAAGCGCAGAGTCGGCGGCCGCGCTCGAAGTGCGTCCTCCCTTCTTCGCCATCCAGGTCGGTCGCGACGCTTCGCGGCCCGCCAAATCGCCCGACAACCGGCCGATCGCGCCCGATCGGACCGACAACGAAAGCGGGGAACATCCCCGCAAGGGAGGATGAGATGAAGCGTTTTCTCGCAGGGATGATTGCTGCCGCTGCCATCGCCGGTGCGACGCCGAGCGTCGCCCAGAGCACCAGGATCATCGTCGTCAGCCATGGCCAGGCCGCGGACCCGTTCTGGTCGGTGGTGAAGAACGGCGTCGCCAAGGCTGCCGCCGACCTCAAGGTCGCCGTCGACTACCGCGCTCCCGAGACCTTCGACATGGTCGCGATGAGCCAGCTCATCGACGCCGCGGTGAACCAGAAGCCGGCCGGTCTGGTCGTCTCGATCCCCGACGCCTCGGCGCTCGGCCCCTCCATCCAGAAGGCGGTCGCTGCCGGCATCCCGGTGATCTCGATGAATTCCGGCTCCGATGTCTCGAAGAAGCTCGGCGCCCTCTTGCATGTCGGCCAGGACGAGTTCGACGCCGGCAAGGCTGCCGGCGAGAAGCTCGCCAGTATGGGCGGCAAGGTCGGCGTCTGCGTCAATCACGAGGTCGGCAATGTCGCGCTCGATTTGCGCTGCAAGGGTTTCGCCGAAGGCTTCAAGGGCAAGGTCACGACCTTGCCGGTCTCGAATGATCCGTCCGAAATCCGCTCCAAGGTCAAGGCGGCACTCTCCGACGCCAGCGTCGATACGGTGATGGCGCTGAGCGCCTCGCTCGGCGGCGAGCCGACCCTGGCGGGCGTCAAGGAGGCCGGCAAGATCGCCAGCGTCCGCGTCGCCACCTTCGATCTCTCGGCCAACTTCCTCAAGGCGATCGTCGCGGGCGAAGCCGCCTTCGGCATCGACCAGCAGCAGTTCCTGCAGGGCTATCTGCCAGTCGCCTTCCTGGCGCTCAACGCCGAATATGGGCTCGTTCCCGGCGGCAATGTCCCCTCCGGCCCGAACCTCGTCACCAAGGAGAAGGCGGCCCAGGTCGTCGACCTCTCGGCCAAGGGCATCCGCTGAGCGTTCTGCGGCGGCGCGTCCAGCGCCGCCGCTCCCCTCCCGGACGGTTCAGAAGCTGAGGGTGCGCGCCATGACGACGTCGACCGCCGATCTCGCCACGGGTGCGTCCCGTCCCGCCGACCCGGCCGAAGAGGCCCGCGACGAGCGTCTGCGCCGCGTCTCGCTGATCGCCCGATTGATGCGCCGGCCCGAACTCGGGGCGGTCGCCGGTCTCGTCCTGGTGACCGTCTTCTTCGGGCTCACCGCCAACCCGGCGATGTTCACCCTCGCCGGGGTGATGACCGTGCTCTCGCCGGCGGCGCAGCTCGGCATCCTCGCCATCGCGGCGGCGCTGCTGATGATCGGCGGCGAGTTCGACCTTTCGATCGGCTCGATGATCGCCTTTTCCGGCCTCGTCTTCGGCGCGCTGATCGTCGTCGGCGACCTGCCGCTGCTGGCGGCGATCGTCGCGACTTTCGTCTTCGCCGGGCTGATGGGCGCGGTGAACGGGCAGATCGTCATCCGGACGCGCTTGCCCTCCTTCATCGTCACCCTCGCCTTCCTGTTCATCCTGCGCGGCCTTTCGCTGGTCGGGCTGAAATGGGCGACGGGCGGCTCGACGCAGTTGCGCGGCATCGGCGAGAAGGCGGGGCAGGGCGTGGTGCGCGAGCTCTTCTCCGGCCAGGCGCTGGAGGGGCTGTTCGCCTGGCTGGCGCAGGCCAACTGGATCGCCAAGTTTCCCAACGGCACGCCGACCGTGACCGGCGTTCCCGTCGGGGTCCTCTGGTTCCTCGCTATCGCAGCGCTTGCGACCTATGTCCTGCTGCGCACCCGCTTCGGCAACTGGATCTTCGCCGCCGGCGGCGACCCCAACGCGGCCCGCAATTCCGGCGTCCCGGTCAACCTGGTCAAGACGACGCTGTTCGTGCTGACCGCCTGCGCCGCCACGCTCGTCGCCATCCTGACCGTACTCGACGCAGGCTCGACCGATGCCCGCCGCGGCTTCCAGAAGGAGTTCGAGGCGATCATCGCTGCGGTGATCGGCGGCTGCCTTTTGACCGGGGGCTATGGCTCGGCGGTTGGTGCCTTCTTTGGCGCGATCATCTTCGGCATGGTCTCGATCGGCCTGACCTACACCAGCTTCGACAGCGACTGGTTCCAGGTCTTCCTCGGCGGCATGCTGCTGCTCGCCGTGCTGTTCAACAACTTCATCCGCCGCAAGGCGACAGGGGAGCGCTGAACATGACAAACGCAGCTCCGGAACAGGCGCCGCTCATCGAAGTCCGTGACATCGTCAAGCATTTCGGCTCGGTGATCGCGCTCTCGGGCGTCTCGCTCAAGGTCTCCTCAGGCGAGGTGCTCTGCCTGCTCGGCGACAACGGCGCCGGCAAGTCGACGCTGATCAAGACGCTGTCGGGCTGTCATAAGCCGAGCTCGGGCGAGTTCCTGGTCGAGGGCCGGCCGGTCGCCTTTTCCAGCCCGCGCGACGCGCTCGATGCCGGCATCGCCACCGTTTACCAGGATCTGGCGATGATCCCGCTGATGTCGATCACGCGGAACTTCTTCATGGGCCGCGAGCCGATCCGCGGCTTCGGCCCGCTGAAATGGATCGATTTCGATCTCGCCCATGCGGTGACCCGCGACGAGATGCACAGGATCGGCATCGATATCCGCGACCCGCATCAGGCGGTCGGCACGCTGTCCGGCGGCGAAAGGCAATGCGTCGCCATCGCCCGCGCCGTCTATTTCGGAGCCAAGGTGCTGATCCTGGACGAGCCGACCTCGGCGCTCGGCGTCGCCCAGACCTCGATGGTGCTGAAGTACATCAACCTCGTGCGCGCCAAGGGGCTGGGCGTGATCTTCATCACCCACAATGTCCGCCACGCCTATGCCGTCGGCGACCGTTTCACCGTGCTCAACCGTGGCAAGACGCTCGGGACCTACGCCAAGTCCGGTATCGCCATGGACGAGCTGCAGAACCTGATGGCCGGCGGCAAGGAATTGCAGGCGGTCTCCGAGGAGCTCGGCGGTACGGTCTGACTTCTGGCGAACATCCGATCCTTCCCTCCTCTTCACTACGGAGATTGCTCATGCGCGCGCTCGGCGTCGGCCTGATCGGCACCGGCTATATGGGCAAGTGCCATGCCCTGGCCTGGAACGCGGTCGCGCCGGTCTTCGGCGATGTGCCGCGTCCCAAGCTCGCCATGCTCTGCGAGGTCGATGAAGCGCTGGCGGCGCAGCGCGCCGGTGAGTTCGGCTTCATCGGGGCGACCGCCGACTGGAAGGCGCTGATTGCCCATCCCGATGTCGATGTCGTCTCGATCACCACGCCGAACGCTTTCCATGCGCAGATGGCAATCGCCGCGCTTGCCGCCGGCAAGCATGTTTGGTGCGAGAAGCCGATGGCGACCAGCCTCGGCGATGCTGAAGCCATGCTGGCGGCGGCGAAGGAGGCAGGCACGGTTGCGGCGCTCGGCTACAACTACATCCAGAACCCGGCGATCCGGCTGGCGCAGCGCCTGATCGCGGATGGCGCGATCGGCGCAGTCAACCATGTCCGCGTCGAGATGGACGAGGACTTCATGGCTGATGCCGGAGCACTCTTCTCCTGGAAGAGCGAGGCTGCGTCCGGCCATGGCGCGCTCGACGATTTCGGCGTGCACGCCTTCTCGCTGATCAAGGTCCTCATCGGCGAGGTCGATTCGGTGATGGCCGACATGGCCAGGCCCTATGCCGAGCGTCCGCTCGCGGCCGGTGGCAGCCGTGAGGTCGAGACGCACGACATCGCCACCCTGCTGCTGCGCCTCTCCTCCGGCGCCTCCGCGCTCGTCGCCCTCAACCGCTCGGCCTGGGGCCGCAAGGGCCGCATCGCCTTGCAGGTCTTCGGTGCGAAGGGCACGATCGCCTATGATCAGGAGCGGATGAACGAGATCGAGCTCTACACCGCCGAGAGCGCGAGCGATGTCCAGGGCTTCCGCCGCATCCTGACAGCCCCGACGCATGAGCCCTATGGCAACTTCATCCCGGCTCCCGGCCACGGGCTCGGCTTCAACGAGCTCAAGATCATCGAATGCCGCGAACTGCTGCGCGCGATCACGGGGGAACCGGCACATCTCCTCGATTTCGAGGCCGGCCTGCGCATCGAGCGCACGGTCGAGGCTGCGGCCAGGAGTTTCCGCGAGGGGCGCTGGACGACGGTTTGACTGATCGCAAAAGTGGTTCCCACTTTCGCTGGACATGCTCTAGGGGTATCGTTCGTATACGAACGAGGATCAGCGATGGCGCGACCGAGCACTGCGGCCGAGACGCCCGAACCTGCCGATGAGAGCTATGATCTCGCCGAACAGGTCGGCTTCATCATGCGCCAGGTGGCGCAGCGCCATGTCTCGATCTTCAACGAGATCATGGGCAGCGACCTGACGCCGACGCAATGGGCGGTGTTGGCGCGGCTCTATCAGGATGGCGGCTCCTCGCAGAACCTGCTCGGCCGCCAGACCGCAATGGACGCCGCCACGATCAAGGGCGTGGTCGACCGTTTGCTCAAGCGCAAGCTGGTGCAGACCAAGCCCGATCCCGAGGATGGCCGCCGGCTCATCGTCGAGCTCAGCCCGGCCGGCGTCGACTACACCCGCGAGCTCCTGCCGAAGGCTGAGACGGTCACCAAGGTGACGCTGGCCCCGCTCGCCACCAACCAGCGCGCCACGCTGATCGCCTTGCTGAAGCAGTTGCGCTGAGGCGAGGCCGCTAAAGCAAGCTGATGTTCCTCGGAACCCCGCCGTCATCCTGGACAAGCGGCGAAGCCGCGCAGCTCCGGGATCCATCATAAGGTTCCGGAGCTCTACGATGGATCCCGGGCCGAGCTTCGTTCGCCCAGATGACGATGAGAGCTTTAGCCGATCACGTAGCAGTCGCAGCTCTCAGCCATCGCCGTCGCTTCATCGAGATCGCTCGATGCGCTGGCGTGGATGACAAAAAGCGGATCGCCCACCGCGACCCGATCGCCGACATGACGGCGCAGGTCGATGCCCGCCGCCTTGTCGAAGGGCGCACCGGCGCGCCGGGCGATGCCGGCGACCGCCCAGCCATCGATCTCGCTGACCGTGCCGGCCTTGGGCGAGCGCACCGTATGGACAAGCAGACCGGGCGCGACCGGCGGCTCGCGCCGACCCTGCGCATCGATGATCCGCTCGAAGGCGGTGCGTGCCGCGCCGGAGCGCAGCAGCTCCTCTGCCCGTGCACGCCCGGCCGCGACCGAGCCGACCGCCGGGTCCCAGCCGAGGATGCGGCTGGCGAAGAACAGCGCTTTCTCGACCAGGTCGGTCGGCGCCTGCGGGTCGTTGTCGAGCACCCAGCCGACGTCGCGGCATTCCAGCGCCGGGCCGATGCCGCGCCCGATCGGGCGGCTGCCGTCGGTCGGGAAGGCTTTGACCACGAGGCCGAGCCCGGCTCCGACCGTCTCGAACAGTTTCGCGAGTTCGGCGGCCTCCGCCCCGCTTTTCAGCTTGGTGCGCGGGCCATAGGGGAGGTCGACGATGACATGGGTCGAGCCTGCGGTGAGCTTCTTCGACAGGATCGAGGCGACCGACCAGCGGTTCGAATCGATCCCAAGCGGCCGCGTGATCGCGTTCATCACATCGTCGACGACGGAATGGTTCAATCGCCCGTTCCAGGCGATGCAGCCACGCGCCGTCTCGACACAGGCGCGCAACTCGGCCGGATTGAGCTCGACGCGCGCGAGCGCTTCCATCGCATCGGCCGTGCCGGCCGCCGAGGTGATGGCGCGCGATGAGGTCTTCGGCATCAGGAAGGCGCCGTGCGCCGCTACGATCGGCACCACGATCAGCGTGATCCGGCTGCCGGGGATGCCGCCCATCGAATGCTTGTCGACGACGATCTTGTCTGGCCAGGTGATCTTCTGCGCGAAGCGCGTGCGTACCCGCGCCAGCGCGACGACCTCCTTGTCGGAGAGCTTTTGCGTCGCCGCGACCAGGAAGGCCGCGACTTCGCCATCGGGATAGCGCGCCTCGACGATGTCGCGGATCAGCGTGTGGTACTGCTCTTCCGAGAGCTCGCCGCCCTGGATCTTGCGGGTCAGCGCGGCGCGGCTCTCGGGCGAAGGCGTGCGCCGGAGCGTGACCTCGCTACCCTCGGGCAAGCCGAGCTCGTCGAAAGCCTCGGCCGAGAGGCCGATCTCGTCGCCGGCGAGCAGCGAGGGCAGGTCGATCACCTGCACGTCCGAGCGGGTGCTGGCCGTGGCTCCCGAAATCTCGATCCGGCCCGGCCCGAGATAGTCGAAGCCGTTGACGATCTCGCCCTTGGCCGGGAGATAGGCGCAATGCGCTCTGCCTGCGAAGAGCGGCAGCCGGCGCAGCCGCATCGTGTTGGCGGCCGCCTCGACCGCGGCGATGAAGCGCTCGACGCCGATCTCGACGCTCTGGTCGTTGCAGATCGTCGCCGCCCTGATCCCTTCCGGGCGGGGCTCGACCGTGCGCGACAGGCGCTTTTCGATCGCTTCGCCACTCTCGCGCCCGCGCCCGGCGATGCGGGCGGCGAGCACTTCGGGCGGCGCGGTCACCTCGACGACGACGAAGCGCGGCAGGCTGTTGGCGAGCGCCGCGATTGTGGCGCGCGAGCCGTTGGCGATGACATTGCGGCCGGCCTCGACCAGGCGCTTGAGTTCGGCCGGCAGGCCGTAGCGCAGGCCATGGGCGCCCCAGGTGATCAGGAAGTCGCCCTTGGCCTCGCGCGCATCGAAGGCCTCGTCCGTCGCCGCGTCGTGATCCTCGCCCGGCGAGCCGGCCGGGCGGGTGACGACGCGACGCGCGAAGACATAGCGGCCGGTCGGCTCCAGCAGGGCGCGGGCGCCGTCGATCAGCGAGTCCTTGCCGGCCCCGCTCGGGCCGACGACGAGGAAGAAGGTACCGGGCCGCATCGTCGCTCAGGCTTCGTCGAGGCCGATATCCACCGCCGGCGCCGATTGGGTGATCTTGCTGGTCGAGATGTAGTCGACGCCGGTCCTGGAGATCGGGCCGATCGTGTCGATGTTGATGCCGCCGGAGGCTTCGACCTTGGCGCGGCCGGCGATCAGCTCAACTGCCTTTGTCATGTCTGCGACCGACATGTTGTCGAGCATGATCACGTCGGCGCCGGCCTTGGCGGCCTCCTCGACCTGCTCGAGCCGGTCGCATTCGACCTCGAGCTTGGTCAGCACCGGCAGCTTCTTGCGGGCGCGCTCGACGGCGGCGGTGATGCTGCCGCAGACGGCGATGTGGTTGTCCTTGATCATCACACCGTTATCGAGGCCGAGGCGGTGATTGAGGCCGCCGCCGCAGGTCACGGCGTGCTTTTCCATCATGCGCAGGCCCGGCGTGGTCTTGCGGGTGTCGATCAGGCGCGCCTTGCTGCCGGCCATGGCGGCGGCATAGCGGGCGGTCTCGTTGGCGATGCCGGAGAGGCGCTGGGCGATGTTGAGCGCGGTGCGCTCGGCGGTGAGCACGCTGCGGGCGGCGCCCTCGATCTCGACGAGGATCGCGCCCTTCTCGACCTTGTCGCCGTCCTTGACCAGCAGCGTCACCTTGAGTTCGGGATCGTAGCGCTTGAACACCCGGGCTGCGATCTCGACGCCGGCCACGATCATCGGCTCGCGGGCGTTCATCTGGAACTTGCCGGTCTCGCCGGGCTCGATCATCACCTGGACGGTGAGGTCGCAGGCGCCGATGTCCTCGATCAGCCAATGGTCGATCAGGCGATCCGTGGCGAAGCTGTCATACATGGCAGGCCCTCTCTCCCGCGGCGACGCCGCTCGAAACATGTTTGTATGCAAACAATAGCAGCGGGGAAATTTGGCTGTCAATGCGCCATCAAAGCCGTGCTTGCAACCGGCAATCGCGTCATGGCGAGGTCATCTCCGCCGGGTAGAATCATGCTTCGGTGCCGCTGCAAGTAATCTTGTATGCAAGAATTGCCGGCCGTAGCTTTCTTCCCGCCGACGGACCAGCGCTGGCTTGGCCGCGCCGGCTGAGAACGTGGGCCAATCCTGAGATCGGGCGTAGAGTGGCAGCCGTCCCGCGCCTCGCCGCTGTCTTGACTTGGTCTAAGAGGCGCGCCAGTATCGTTTGTACACAAACAAAATCAGAACACCCGCTTTGCGGCGAGGATCAAGCATGGCGCTGGACGAAGCGAGCCCGGTCGCGGACGACAAGATCCGTTGTGACGCCTGCCCGGTGATGTGCTTCATCAAGCCCGGCGCTGTCGGCGCCTGCGACCGCTATGGCAACATCGAGGGCGAGCTGGTGCGGATGGAGCCGCATGTCGTGCTCGAGCGCACGCTGGAACACGGCGGCGAGATCGTTCCCTTCGCCGGATCGCGCGAATGGGAAGGCGAAATCGTACACCAGCAGGGCACCTTCATCACCGCGATCGGCGCCGGCACGACCTATCCCGACTACAAGCCGGCCCCGTTCATCGTCTCGTCCGAGGTCGACGGCGTCGACATGGTCACCGTCGTGACCGAGGGCATCTTCAGCTATTGCGGCGTCAAGGTGAAGATCGACACCGACCGCTTCCTCGGCCCCGAGCAGGCGACGGTTCGGGTCGAGGGCGAGGCGATCGGCCACGTCACCACCGGCGAATACGGCTCGCAGATGCTCTCGCTCGGCGGTGTCCACCATCTCACCGGCGGTTCGAAGAAGGAGGGCCGCGTCACCTGCGACGCGCTGCTCCAGCTCAGCAACGGCAAGGCGGTCGAGCTCACCATCGACGGCGGCGAGAGCGTGATCGTCCAAGCCGGCAAGCCGCCGATCGTCAACGGCATCC
This sequence is a window from Bosea vestrisii. Protein-coding genes within it:
- a CDS encoding Gfo/Idh/MocA family protein, yielding MRALGVGLIGTGYMGKCHALAWNAVAPVFGDVPRPKLAMLCEVDEALAAQRAGEFGFIGATADWKALIAHPDVDVVSITTPNAFHAQMAIAALAAGKHVWCEKPMATSLGDAEAMLAAAKEAGTVAALGYNYIQNPAIRLAQRLIADGAIGAVNHVRVEMDEDFMADAGALFSWKSEAASGHGALDDFGVHAFSLIKVLIGEVDSVMADMARPYAERPLAAGGSREVETHDIATLLLRLSSGASALVALNRSAWGRKGRIALQVFGAKGTIAYDQERMNEIELYTAESASDVQGFRRILTAPTHEPYGNFIPAPGHGLGFNELKIIECRELLRAITGEPAHLLDFEAGLRIERTVEAAARSFREGRWTTV
- a CDS encoding MarR family winged helix-turn-helix transcriptional regulator, which codes for MARPSTAAETPEPADESYDLAEQVGFIMRQVAQRHVSIFNEIMGSDLTPTQWAVLARLYQDGGSSQNLLGRQTAMDAATIKGVVDRLLKRKLVQTKPDPEDGRRLIVELSPAGVDYTRELLPKAETVTKVTLAPLATNQRATLIALLKQLR
- the phnN gene encoding phosphonate metabolism protein/1,5-bisphosphokinase (PRPP-forming) PhnN yields the protein MRPGTFFLVVGPSGAGKDSLIDGARALLEPTGRYVFARRVVTRPAGSPGEDHDAATDEAFDAREAKGDFLITWGAHGLRYGLPAELKRLVEAGRNVIANGSRATIAALANSLPRFVVVEVTAPPEVLAARIAGRGRESGEAIEKRLSRTVEPRPEGIRAATICNDQSVEIGVERFIAAVEAAANTMRLRRLPLFAGRAHCAYLPAKGEIVNGFDYLGPGRIEISGATASTRSDVQVIDLPSLLAGDEIGLSAEAFDELGLPEGSEVTLRRTPSPESRAALTRKIQGGELSEEQYHTLIRDIVEARYPDGEVAAFLVAATQKLSDKEVVALARVRTRFAQKITWPDKIVVDKHSMGGIPGSRITLIVVPIVAAHGAFLMPKTSSRAITSAAGTADAMEALARVELNPAELRACVETARGCIAWNGRLNHSVVDDVMNAITRPLGIDSNRWSVASILSKKLTAGSTHVIVDLPYGPRTKLKSGAEAAELAKLFETVGAGLGLVVKAFPTDGSRPIGRGIGPALECRDVGWVLDNDPQAPTDLVEKALFFASRILGWDPAVGSVAAGRARAEELLRSGAARTAFERIIDAQGRREPPVAPGLLVHTVRSPKAGTVSEIDGWAVAGIARRAGAPFDKAAGIDLRRHVGDRVAVGDPLFVIHASASSDLDEATAMAESCDCYVIG
- the nadC gene encoding carboxylating nicotinate-nucleotide diphosphorylase, translating into MYDSFATDRLIDHWLIEDIGACDLTVQVMIEPGETGKFQMNAREPMIVAGVEIAARVFKRYDPELKVTLLVKDGDKVEKGAILVEIEGAARSVLTAERTALNIAQRLSGIANETARYAAAMAGSKARLIDTRKTTPGLRMMEKHAVTCGGGLNHRLGLDNGVMIKDNHIAVCGSITAAVERARKKLPVLTKLEVECDRLEQVEEAAKAGADVIMLDNMSVADMTKAVELIAGRAKVEASGGINIDTIGPISRTGVDYISTSKITQSAPAVDIGLDEA